A genomic stretch from Lathyrus oleraceus cultivar Zhongwan6 chromosome 2, CAAS_Psat_ZW6_1.0, whole genome shotgun sequence includes:
- the LOC127121974 gene encoding uncharacterized protein LOC127121974, whose translation MPIILQSSLVSNLYFLSRLLHRKYAGNFIVDLFGKWKESEYGGGHSIPVDGIAYYITAPSSLADMAANPFHALFYLVFMLSACALFSKTWIEVSGSSARDVAKQLKEQQMVMPGHRESNLQKELNRYIPTAAAFGGMCIGALTVLADFMGAIGSGTGILLAVTIIYQYFETFEKERASELGFFGF comes from the coding sequence ATGCCCATTATTCTTCAGTCTTCCCTTGTTTCCAATCTCTACTTCCTTTCCCGGCTGCTACACAGAAAGTATGCCGGAAACTTCATTGTGGATCTGTTTGGAAAATGGAAGGAATCTGAATATGGAGGCGGTCACTCTATTCCTGTTGATGGCATTGCATACTATATAACTGCACCCTCTAGCTTAGCTGATATGGCAGCCAATCCTTTCCATGCACTGTTCTACCTGGTGTTTATGCTGTCAGCCTGTGCCTTGTTCTCCAAAACTTGGATTGAAGTCTCTGGTTCATCTGCTAGGGATGTTGCCAAGCAGTTGAAGGAACAACAAATGGTTATGCCTGGCCATCGGGAATCAAACTTGCAGAAAGAGCTTAACCGATACATTCCCACTGCTGCAGCATTTGGAGGAATGTGTATTGGTGCCCTGACAGTATTGGCAGATTTTATGGGGGCGATTGGTTCAGGAACCGGAATCTTACTTGCCGTAACAATCATCTATCAGTACTTCGAGACATTTGAGAAGGAGAGAGCCAGTGAGCTTGGCTTCTTTGGTTTCTAA